The Nitrobacter hamburgensis X14 genome contains the following window.
GGCGGTGCCAGCGTGCACGCGACCAAATCATCGATTGCCGACGGTGCGTTCGACAATGATGTCGAGACGCTGTTGCAGATGCGTCGCCTGATCGACTTTCTGCCGGGCAACAACACCGACGGCGTGCCGGAATGGCCGAGCTTTGACGACATCGAGCGTACCGACGACTCCCTGGACACGTTGATTCCCGACAATCCGAACAAGCCATACGACATCAAGGAACTGATCCTCAAGGTCGTGGACGAGGGCGATTTCTTTGAGATCGCGGAGACGTTCGCAAAAAACATCGTCACCGGCTTCGGTCGCATCGCCGGGCGTACCGTGGGCTTCGTTGCCAACCAGCCGATGGTGCTGGCGGGCGTGCTGGATTCTGACGCGTCACGCAAGGCCGCACGCTTTGTCCGTTTTTGTGATGCCTTCAACATTCCGATCGTGACCTTCGTCGATGTGCCGGGTTTTTTGCCGGGCACCGCGCAGGAATATGGCGGGCTGATCAAGCACGGCGCGAAACTGTTGTTCGCCTATTCGCAATGCACGGTGCCGCTCGTCACCGTCATCACGCGAAAGGCCTATGGCGGCGCGTTCGACGTGATGGCGTCCAAGGAAATCGGCGCCGACATGAACTACGCCTGGCCGACCGCGCAGATCGCGGTGATGGGCGCCAAGGGCGCGGTGGAAATCATCTTCCGCAGCGACATCGGCGACACCGATGCGATCGCCGCGCGCACAAAAGAATACGAGGATCGTTTCCTGTCGCCGTTCATTGCCGCCGAGCGCGGCTACATCGACGATGTGATTATGCCGCACTCGACCCGCAGGCGCATCGCCCGTGCGCTGGCGATGTTGAGGGACAAGCACGTTGACGCGCCCATGAAGAAGCACGACAATATTCCGTTGTGAGCGAACGCGACGGAAGATCAGCCTGGAATAATAATGAGAAGCCCGCAAAAGATCCCACGACTTCGATGTTAGCAAACTCGTAAACCCGGATAACCGAGGAGGCGACGATGATGTTCGACTGGAACGAATACAAGAAGCAGCTTTCGGGCAGGATTGGCGAAATTGGAAAGATCAGTCCTTCGATTACGCGGGGATACTCAGAGATCAGCGGTGCAAGCGCCCAGACAGGAAAGCTTGACGACAAGACCCGCGAACTGATCGCCCTGGCTGTCGCCGTGACCCGGCAGTGCGATGGCTGCATCGCCGTGCATACGGACGCGGCCATCAAGTATGGCGCAACACGCGAGGAAGTCGCGGAAGCGCTTGGGGTCGCCATCGCGATAAATGCGGGGGCTGCGTTGGTTTTTTCCGCAAGAGTGATGGACGCTTACGACGCCATCGCGAAGGCGTAGCAAAAGGCAGCGCCGCCGAGCGCGGCACCATCGACGACGTGCCACATGGACTACTTGCCGCACAATCGCCCGTGCCCAGCTCGCACACCCAGACCGAGCAAGAAAAATGATGTCGTGAGGAACGCAAGGGTGTTTCTGCCCGTTGCTGCATTGGGACGCTGATTGGCGCCCCAATGCAGCCCGCAGGCTGCCCAGTTTGGAACAGCGTCTCAGCACGCATTACCGGACTCCGCGCGGCATGGATTTTAACCGGAATATCGGTCCTCGCCGGCCTTTTTTCTTTGGCCCTGATCAGACTCAGTCGTCTGGCAGCCGTACGGTAAATCCGCCCCATATCGTCATTGTCGGCGCGGGCTTCGGTGGACTAGAGGCGGCGAAGGCACTCGCTCGTACACCGGCCGCAGTCACCATCATCGACCGTCAAAACCACCACTGCTTTCAGCCTCTCCTCTATCAGGTCGCGACTGCTGCACTGTCGCCTGCGGACATTGCCTGGCCAGTGCGATCCATCCTGTCGCGTCAATCCAATGCCCGAGTGGTCATGGCGGAGGTGAGCGGGATCGACCTTTCGGCCCGGCAGGTGATTACGAATTCGATGCCGCCGCTGCCCTACGACTTCCTTGTCCTCGCTACCGGCGCCATGCACTCTTATTTCGGTCACGACGAGTGGGCGCCTTTCGCGCCAGGACTGAAGCGTGTTGAGGATGCCACAGAAATTCGTCGTCGCCTGCTGATCGCGTTCGAAAAAGCTGAAGTCGCGATTGACGCTCGCGAGCGCCAGGATCTGCTCAGTTTCGTCATTGTAGGAGGCGGTCCCACGGGTATTGAACTGGCTGGAGCGGCGGCGGAGATAGCTCGCTATGCCCTTGTTCGTGATTTCCGATGCATTGACCCGCGCGCATCGCGAATCGTACTGGTTGAGGCCGGCCCGCGGATTCTTCCAGCGCTGCCCGAAGCCCTGAGCGCTTATGCCCAAAGTTCGTTGGAACGTATGGGAGTAACGGTACGGACGTCGACGATGGTCACAGCTTGCGACGAGAAGGGCGTTGTGGTCGCGACCGGAGAGCGCATTCCAGCATTGACGGTCATATGGGCCGCAGGCGTGAAAGCCTCACCTGCGGCGGCGTGGATCAAGGCTGATTGTGATCGTGCCGGTCACATCAAGGTGAACCCTGACTTATCAATTCCGGATCAACCGAACGTCTTTGCGATCGGGGACACGGCGACGGTTTTCTGGAACGAGCGCACAGTTCCCGGCATCGCGCCGGCTGCGAAGCAGATGGGCCGATACGTGGGCCAGCTTGTTGCAAGGAGAATAGCTGGCAGGGCTGAGCCTCGAGCGTTCAATTATCGGCACTATGGTGACTTGGCGACCATAGGACGAAAGTCGGCAGTGGTCTCGATAGGAAGACTTCGGCTCAAGGGATGGATCGCGTGGGTTTTCTGGAGCGTCGCACACATCTACTTCCTGATCGGGGCTCGTAACCGCCTGAGCGTCGCTTTTGATTGGTTGTGGGATTACCTTACGTTCCAGCGGGGCGCCCGCCTGATCATTCAAGCCCCGAACTCAACCGCTGCGGTGGAGCGGCGGGGAGGGGGCCATGTCATTGAAACTGCGTCCACCCCAGCGACTTCGCCGGTCGATCTCTCCCGCAAGAGAGAGGTGAAAAGCCGGCGAATTCCGCGGAAACGTGAACCGCTTTAGTTGAAGCTCAGCAGCTTAAACAGCGGCGAGAGATAGCTTATCTCTTGGCCCGAAGTCGGCGTGGTGCGGCTGATGAAGTCGAAGATCTTGCCGTCCTTCAGTCCGTAGTTGGCGAGCCGGATCACCTGGCGGTTCTGGTCGAAATAGATCGCGATCACGCGCTGATCGGTGACTTGCTGATGCATGAACGCAACCTTCCGCTCGGACCGTTGCGAAATGTAATAAAAGACTTCGCCGTTCAGCGTCGCGACCGTGGACGGAGTCCCCATCACGATCAGCACCTGATCCTGACTGGCCCCGATCTGGATTTGCTCGAGCGCGCCGGGAGGCAGGATGTAGCCCTTCTGGAATGTCTCACCGGTGCAGCCGGCCATGGCCGCACATACCAGCGCGGCTGCGAGCGTCGCGCGCAGGCGATGCCATCGCGGCGCCGCGCTTCCGCGTGCTGTCTTCGGGGCCGAAATCGTCAGGGCCGAAATCGTCATGTCGAGGCTGACCTCATCCTCTTGCATCGCGCGAGCGGTTGACGTACCCGGCAACGGTCTCCGATTGCAACAATCGGAAGTCCTGCGGGCTGTCTTTCGGAACCCACATGCTCTGGCCGTTCAGTCGCTTCAGAAAACAACCCCGCGCTCCGTCGCGCTGCACCATTGAAGCCATCTATGGCATGATCGTGGCGCAAGCGCGAGAGCCCTTGTTTTATCGGGCCTTAGGCGTGCCGGACACGGTCGATGGCCGCTTTGATATGGTTCTGCTGCACTTGTGGATGGTCCTTCGGCGACTGAAGCCGGGACACGGCGATGGACTTTGGCAAGCGCTGTTCGATCATTTCTGCAGCGACATGGACGCCAATCTGCGCGAAATGGGCGTCGGCGACCTGTCCGTTCCGAAGCGCATGCGGGCGTTCGGGGAAGCCTTCTACGGCCGCTCGACGGCCTACGATCGGGCTCTTGCCGAGGGACAGGAGCCGCTGGCGCAGGCGCTCGACAAGAATATCTATAATGGCCGGGACATCGAAAAAGCGCGGCGACTTGCCGCCTATACCGCGGACGCGATAGCCACGCTCGCTGGTAGCGACGAGGCGACCTTGAGCGCAGGGTTGCGTTTTCCCGACCCCGCGCAACGGAGATGAAAGAGCAGGGCATGACCGCCAAGGACAGGCCGGACACGATCGCAAATCCCTGGAGCGTGCGGGTCGTTGCGGCGCAGATACCGGAAACGGGCCTTCATCGCGACATCGAGGCCGACGACGCCGCGCGCGTGGCGCTGGCGAAGATCGCCGGTTTGCGCGCCATCGAATCGGCCCGCGCATCGTTCGATCTGACGCCCGGCCGCGATAACAGCGTGCATGTGCGGGGCAGGGTATCGGCGCGTGTCGGGCAGACCTGCGTGGTGTCCCTCGATCCGATCGAGAGCGACATCGTCGAGGACATCGACCTCGTCTTCGTACCGGAGAGTCAGGTCCGCGAACTCGCGGACACCGTCAATAACAATGATGACAACGATGCGGGCCGCGACATTCCGGATGCGCTTGAGCCCATCGTCAATGGTGTCATCGATCTCGGGCGGCTGGCGACCGACGCATTGTTTCTGGGGATCGACCCTTATCCGCGGAAACCCGATGCCGTTTTCGCCCCGCCCGCCAGCGTGGCAGACCCCGAGGATCATCCCTTCGCCGGCCTGAAAGCACTGAAAATCGATCCGAATTCTCCGCGCGGCAAGAAGCCTGTGCAGGATTGAGGTGCGAAGCGCCGGATGTTATCTTTCAGAAGTTTGATGGCAAATTATTGAAAATAAAGGAATTTCGTATGATTCTCGACGCTTGTTTTTGAGTTGCATGGCTGCGGGATTCCGCGGGGTCGGGAGGTTGTATCAAGGCCGGGACACGCTATTGTCGCGGCCGGGCCGATGAAGCGCCGCTCCGCCGTTCGCCACTGCCACTGGGGTGGCGATCCTTCCGTTTGCGGCCGGGCGCTTCAGGGCTGCACGAGATCAGGGTTTCCGGGACTTCCATGCCGCAAAAGGTTCGAATCGCGCTTGACGCCATGGGGGGCGACATCGGCGCATCGGTGGTCATTCCGGGCGCCGTGATTTCCCTGAACCGTCATCCCGACACCGAGTTTCTGCTTTACGGCGACCGCACCCTGATCGAAGCGCAACTCGCCGCTCACCCGGCGATGAAGGCGGTCTCTCGCGTTGTCCACACCGACGTCGCCGTCGCCATGCACGATAAACCCAGCCAGGCGCTGCGCCGCGGCCGCAAGACCTCCTCGATGTGGCTTGCGATCGATGCGGTGAAGAAAGGCGAGGCCGACGTTGCGGTGTCCGCCGGCAATACCGGCGCGCTGATGGCGATGGCGCGGTTCAACCTGCGGACGCTGCCCGGCATCGACCGCCCGGCGATCGCTGGGGTATGGCCGACCATGCGCGGCGATTCCGTGGTGCTCGACCTCGGCGCCACGATCGGCGGCGATGCGCACCATCTGATGGCGCTGGCGATCATGGGCAGCGCCATGGCGCGTGTTTTGTTCGGTCTAGAGCGGCCGACGGTCGGTCTCCTCAATATCGGCGTCGAGGAAATCAAGGGCGGGGAGGAAATCCGCGAAGCCGCGGAATTGCTGCGGGCGATGGATCTGCCGCAGCTCGAATTCATCGGTTTCGTTGAAGGCGACGGTATCGGCAAGGGGGCCGCCGACGTCATTGTCAGCGAGGGTTTCAGCGGCAATATCGCGCTGAAGGCGGCCGAGGGAACCGCGCGGCAATTCGCCCAATATCTACGCGGCGCGATGTCGCGCACCCTGCTATCGCGGATCGGCTATCTGTTTGCGCGGGGCGCCTTCAAGGCGCTGCGCGACAAGATGGACCCCCGCAAGTCCAATGGCGGCGTGTTCCTCGGACTTAACGGGATCGTGGTCAAGAGTCACGGTGGAACCGACGCCGAAGGCTTTGCTTACGCGGTCGATGTTGGCTATGAGATGGTCCGCTACGATCTCCTGACCAAGATCAACCAAACGCTCAACCGCCACGGCCACACCACCCTTGCTTCGGCGTCGGCAGTGCAGGAGGCCCTCTCTTGACTGCGATACGTTCGGTCGTGCTCGGCTGCGGCTCCTACCTGCCGCAAAGAATACTGACCAATGCCGAACTGGCCACCAAGGTCGATACCTCGGACGAGTGGATCGTCCAGCGCACCGGCATCCGTCAGCGTCATATTGCCGCCGAGGGAGAGTTCACGTCGCATCTCGCACTCCATGCGGCGAAGGCTGCGCTTGCTCATGCCGGCATCGACGCACAATCGATCGACCTGATCGTGCTGGCGACGTCGACGCCGGACAACACGTTTCCGGCGACGGCGGTCGCGGTTCAGGCCGGACTCGGCATCGATCACGGCGCGGCCTTCGATCTCCAGGCGGTCTGTTCCGGGTTCGTGTTTGCGCTGGCCACCGCCGACAATTTCCTGCGTACGGGCGCGTTCAAGCGCGCACTGGTGATCGGCGCTGAAACCTTCTCGCGCATCCTGGATTGGACCGATCGCGCGACCTGTGTGCTGTTCGGCGACGGGGCCGGCGCGGTCGTGCTGGAAGCTCAGGAGCAGCCCGGCGAGCCCTCGGATCGCGGGATTCTGACGACACATCTGCGCTCGGATGGCCGTCATCAATCGAAGCTTTATGTCGACGGTGGACCTTCCTCGACCCGGACCGTGGGTTATATCCGGATGGAAGGCCGCGAGGTGTTCAAGCACGCCGTCGGCATGATTACAGACGTCATCGTCGACGCATTCGATGCGTCGGGCACGAGTGCGGACGATATCGACTGGTTCGTTCCGCATCAGGCCAACAAGCGAATTATCGATGCGTCGGCCCACAAACTGCATATTGCGCCGGAGAAAGTCGTGCTGACGGTCGATCGCCACGGCAACACCTCCGCGGCATCGATTCCGTTGGCGTTGTCGGTCGCTGTCGCGGACGGACGCATCAAAAGAGGCGATCTGGTATTGCTGGAAGCGATGGGCGGAGGCTTCACCTGGGGCTCTGCGCTCCTGCGCTGGTAAGGGTTGAATCAAAATATCCACCGGAAATTGCCGCCATCTATTATGCGAAAGCATGATGTGATAGGTTGACCGGGGGGCGTTAAACTCTTAATTTCAGTTATGAATTGTTCGCCGGGAGCTTGGGGCAAGCGATGACCGGAAGCGGAAAAACAGTCACTCGTGTCGATCTCTGCGAAGCCGTCTACAAAAAGGTGGGACTGTCGCGGACCGAGTCGTCCGCGTTCGTGGAGCTCGTTCTCAAGGAGATCACCGACTGCCTGGAGAAGGGCGAGACGGTGAAGTTGTCGTCGTTCGGGTCGTTCATGGTGCGCAAGAAAGGCCAGCGTATCGGCCGCAATCCCAAGACCGGCACGGAGGTTCCGATCTCTCCGCGTCGCGTGATGGTATTCAAGCCGTCGGCTATTCTGAAGCAGCGGATCAACGGTAACAGCAACGGCAACGGCGCCGACACCAAGGCTGACTAGGCTAGAGCGTTTTCGAGCGAAGTGGGTACCGGTTCGCGTGAAGAAAACGCGTCAAATCGAATCATAGAGCCTCGCTTCTGATTCCGTCAGAAGCAAAAAGGCTCTAGTCCGGTGTTCGGTACACGACTGGCAGAGGAGCGAGCATTTGGACAAAGCACCGGATGCCTTCCGGACCATTAGCGAGGTCGCTGCCGATCTCGATGTTCCCCAGCATGTCCTGCGGTTCTGGGAAACCCGGTTTGCGCAGATCAAGCCGATGAAACGAAGCGGCGGGCGACGCTACTATCGCCCGGACGACGTCGATTTGCTGCGCGGCATCCGCCATCTGCTTTACAGCGAAGGTTATACGATCCGCGGCGTGCAACGGATTTTGAAAGAGCACGGCATCAAATCGGTGCAGGGCCTGACTGAGGGGTCGTCCGCCGCGGCCTTCGGCGCCATCGAGGACGACATCCGTAATACCCTCGGCGCGGTCGATGACGACGATGCACCCGGCTATGAGGCCGAGGACGCCGAGGACGATGAGGATGCCGGCGACAGCTTGCCCCGCGCGCGGGAGCCGGGCGAGCATAAACCGCTGCGGCACGATCTCGATGACGTGCTGTGGTCCGGTCCCGACAGCGCGGCGATCCCTGGCGTGGGCAACGCTGTCGACCTTGCGAAGCTCAAGGATGTATTGGCCGAGCTCGTCGCCTGTAGGCAACTGCTGGACAGCGCGCTCGCGGACGGCTGACGGGTTCCGGGGCTCGCGTTTCAGGGTCGTTCACGCGGCTGCCGCGGGGCTTCTTGCGCCGTCGCGTGAACGCGGCTAGAGCTACCTTCGGCTTTTTGTTTTGACGTGTTTTCTTTGGGCGACCGGTATCACTTCGCTTGAAAACGCTATAATGGAACGGGGCCGTAACGGCACGGAGCGTAGCGCAGCCCGGTTAGCGCACTAGTCTGGGAGACTAGGGGTCGGAGGTTCAAATCCTCTCGCTCCGACCAACAAAATCAATAGCTTAGATAGAATTTGCGTCACCGCTGCTAGACGTTTTCCGCGTCGAGGTGTGGTCTGGGGTGTAGGTATTCATCCGTTACCATCCGTTGCTATCCGTTATCATCCGTTGCCACCCGTTACAGGGAAGATGCTGTCGCCCCACCGGGAAATGCGGAATTGTTGGCCGCATAGAGAATCATGCGCGCGCGATTCGTGCGGGTCGAGGTATGATTGGACGGTCTAGCGGTGACGCTGCTTTAGCGCACCATTCGTCAGCATCTCAGTCGGCAGTCCCTTGCCGGACGCCTCGGCTCCGAAAGATCACCGGAAAAACCATGCGACGATCCGTCATCATGGCGCTGCTCGTTGGCTCTTCACCGCCCGGCGGCGTCCTTAACCGCGAACCGCTCGTATCAAGCCTAATTCCAAAGCCCCATCGCGGCTTCATCGGCTAAGGCTATCCGCCGCCTCGTAGAGATCGGGCTGAGGGCGAGGATCGGATTCAGCGCTACAGGAAACTCGCTTCCGATACCGGTTGGCCACTTGCACGGGGAAAGTCGCCGGTCAATCGTGGGCCGTCAAACCGCTGCGGGAGAGGACCATGAGCGCGCACGAAAGCATGGAACAAGCCGAGCAAACGCATCATGCGTCGGGCGAGAACAAGAAGATCGCGCTCCTGATAGCCGTCATCGCGCTCTGCCTCGCGCTGTCCGAGACGCTGGGCAAGGGCGCCCAGACAGAATCGATCAGCAAGAACGTGGAATCCTCCAACCTCTGGGCCTTTTTCCAGGCCAAGAGCATTCGCCGCACCACGGTCCAGACCCAGGCCGACCAGGCCAAGCTCAGCCTCCGGCTGGCTGCGGATGAGGCGACCAGGGCTGCGCTACAAAAGCAGATCGATGAGTGGCAGACGACCGCGGCGCACTATCGTTCCGAGCCGAGTACCGGCGAGGGACAGGATCAACTCGCCGAGCGCGCCAAACACGCCGAGGACGCGCGTGATCTCGCGATGGCGAAATACCATCATTTTGAGCTGGCATCCGCCGCGTTCCAGATCGCGATCGTGCTGGCGTCGGCCGCTATCATCACTGGCGTGATCGTGCTGGCGTGGATATCGGGACTGCTGGCGCTCGCCGGGGCCGGGGTGACAGCGATCGGGATGTTTGCGCCCCACGCATTGCACCTGCTGGGACACTGACGACCATATTTGCGCGCCTGTCGCGAACGCTTTTTCCGGACGCACTGGATCAGGCGCGCAGCTCACGGGCTTGCGCCACGCCTTGAGCGGAAAATGGTCATGCCACTCAGTGTAGCGCGAACTGTCTAACACAAACTCCGCTCCGGCGGGCGAGGGTTCCTATTTTGGCCGTAGGCGCGACTCGATCAATTCCCGCGCCGCTTCGCAGAGTCCGCGCTCCAGCCATCGGCGCTTCTCCGTATTTCAGCAAAAAAATGGACTGCCCCTATGAGGTGGTCCGCTTTGAGTCTTAATGCATGATGGGCTTTCGGCCATTGCTCGCGCTGCCGGCGAAAGCGATTCGGCTGGCTTTGAAGGCCAGGCGCCG
Protein-coding sequences here:
- a CDS encoding acyl-CoA carboxylase subunit beta; the encoded protein is MKDILETLDARRAAAKLGGGEKRIETQHARGKLTARERIELLLDKGSFEEFDRFVEHRSTEFGMEKSKVPGDGVVTGWGTVNGRKIFMFAKDFTVFGGSLSETHALKITKIQDMALKARAPIIGLYDAGGARIQEGVAALAGYSYVFRRNVQASGVIPQISVIMGPCAGGDVYSPALTDFIFMVKNTSYMFVTGPDVVKTVTNEVVTAEELGGASVHATKSSIADGAFDNDVETLLQMRRLIDFLPGNNTDGVPEWPSFDDIERTDDSLDTLIPDNPNKPYDIKELILKVVDEGDFFEIAETFAKNIVTGFGRIAGRTVGFVANQPMVLAGVLDSDASRKAARFVRFCDAFNIPIVTFVDVPGFLPGTAQEYGGLIKHGAKLLFAYSQCTVPLVTVITRKAYGGAFDVMASKEIGADMNYAWPTAQIAVMGAKGAVEIIFRSDIGDTDAIAARTKEYEDRFLSPFIAAERGYIDDVIMPHSTRRRIARALAMLRDKHVDAPMKKHDNIPL
- a CDS encoding carboxymuconolactone decarboxylase family protein; amino-acid sequence: MFDWNEYKKQLSGRIGEIGKISPSITRGYSEISGASAQTGKLDDKTRELIALAVAVTRQCDGCIAVHTDAAIKYGATREEVAEALGVAIAINAGAALVFSARVMDAYDAIAKA
- a CDS encoding NAD(P)/FAD-dependent oxidoreductase is translated as MDFNRNIGPRRPFFFGPDQTQSSGSRTVNPPHIVIVGAGFGGLEAAKALARTPAAVTIIDRQNHHCFQPLLYQVATAALSPADIAWPVRSILSRQSNARVVMAEVSGIDLSARQVITNSMPPLPYDFLVLATGAMHSYFGHDEWAPFAPGLKRVEDATEIRRRLLIAFEKAEVAIDARERQDLLSFVIVGGGPTGIELAGAAAEIARYALVRDFRCIDPRASRIVLVEAGPRILPALPEALSAYAQSSLERMGVTVRTSTMVTACDEKGVVVATGERIPALTVIWAAGVKASPAAAWIKADCDRAGHIKVNPDLSIPDQPNVFAIGDTATVFWNERTVPGIAPAAKQMGRYVGQLVARRIAGRAEPRAFNYRHYGDLATIGRKSAVVSIGRLRLKGWIAWVFWSVAHIYFLIGARNRLSVAFDWLWDYLTFQRGARLIIQAPNSTAAVERRGGGHVIETASTPATSPVDLSRKREVKSRRIPRKREPL
- a CDS encoding outer membrane protein assembly factor BamE, translating into MTISALTISAPKTARGSAAPRWHRLRATLAAALVCAAMAGCTGETFQKGYILPPGALEQIQIGASQDQVLIVMGTPSTVATLNGEVFYYISQRSERKVAFMHQQVTDQRVIAIYFDQNRQVIRLANYGLKDGKIFDFISRTTPTSGQEISYLSPLFKLLSFN
- a CDS encoding ubiquinol-cytochrome C chaperone family protein, translated to MLWPFSRFRKQPRAPSRCTIEAIYGMIVAQAREPLFYRALGVPDTVDGRFDMVLLHLWMVLRRLKPGHGDGLWQALFDHFCSDMDANLREMGVGDLSVPKRMRAFGEAFYGRSTAYDRALAEGQEPLAQALDKNIYNGRDIEKARRLAAYTADAIATLAGSDEATLSAGLRFPDPAQRR
- a CDS encoding YceD family protein, producing MTAKDRPDTIANPWSVRVVAAQIPETGLHRDIEADDAARVALAKIAGLRAIESARASFDLTPGRDNSVHVRGRVSARVGQTCVVSLDPIESDIVEDIDLVFVPESQVRELADTVNNNDDNDAGRDIPDALEPIVNGVIDLGRLATDALFLGIDPYPRKPDAVFAPPASVADPEDHPFAGLKALKIDPNSPRGKKPVQD
- the plsX gene encoding phosphate acyltransferase PlsX, with translation MPQKVRIALDAMGGDIGASVVIPGAVISLNRHPDTEFLLYGDRTLIEAQLAAHPAMKAVSRVVHTDVAVAMHDKPSQALRRGRKTSSMWLAIDAVKKGEADVAVSAGNTGALMAMARFNLRTLPGIDRPAIAGVWPTMRGDSVVLDLGATIGGDAHHLMALAIMGSAMARVLFGLERPTVGLLNIGVEEIKGGEEIREAAELLRAMDLPQLEFIGFVEGDGIGKGAADVIVSEGFSGNIALKAAEGTARQFAQYLRGAMSRTLLSRIGYLFARGAFKALRDKMDPRKSNGGVFLGLNGIVVKSHGGTDAEGFAYAVDVGYEMVRYDLLTKINQTLNRHGHTTLASASAVQEALS
- a CDS encoding beta-ketoacyl-ACP synthase III, whose protein sequence is MTAIRSVVLGCGSYLPQRILTNAELATKVDTSDEWIVQRTGIRQRHIAAEGEFTSHLALHAAKAALAHAGIDAQSIDLIVLATSTPDNTFPATAVAVQAGLGIDHGAAFDLQAVCSGFVFALATADNFLRTGAFKRALVIGAETFSRILDWTDRATCVLFGDGAGAVVLEAQEQPGEPSDRGILTTHLRSDGRHQSKLYVDGGPSSTRTVGYIRMEGREVFKHAVGMITDVIVDAFDASGTSADDIDWFVPHQANKRIIDASAHKLHIAPEKVVLTVDRHGNTSAASIPLALSVAVADGRIKRGDLVLLEAMGGGFTWGSALLRW
- a CDS encoding integration host factor subunit alpha, whose amino-acid sequence is MTGSGKTVTRVDLCEAVYKKVGLSRTESSAFVELVLKEITDCLEKGETVKLSSFGSFMVRKKGQRIGRNPKTGTEVPISPRRVMVFKPSAILKQRINGNSNGNGADTKAD
- a CDS encoding MerR family transcriptional regulator, which encodes MDKAPDAFRTISEVAADLDVPQHVLRFWETRFAQIKPMKRSGGRRYYRPDDVDLLRGIRHLLYSEGYTIRGVQRILKEHGIKSVQGLTEGSSAAAFGAIEDDIRNTLGAVDDDDAPGYEAEDAEDDEDAGDSLPRAREPGEHKPLRHDLDDVLWSGPDSAAIPGVGNAVDLAKLKDVLAELVACRQLLDSALADG
- a CDS encoding DUF4337 domain-containing protein — its product is MSAHESMEQAEQTHHASGENKKIALLIAVIALCLALSETLGKGAQTESISKNVESSNLWAFFQAKSIRRTTVQTQADQAKLSLRLAADEATRAALQKQIDEWQTTAAHYRSEPSTGEGQDQLAERAKHAEDARDLAMAKYHHFELASAAFQIAIVLASAAIITGVIVLAWISGLLALAGAGVTAIGMFAPHALHLLGH